The DNA region TTTTGGAAACTCACTGAGAATAGTTTCACCAAGTACAAGGTCATCATCTATGTCCGATACATTACCCCTCTTTACTGTGAAACTACATCTTTCAAACTCAATAGCTGTCAAAGATACCGAACCTTGTTGTACCGAATCTCCAATAATTTCGCCAGCAGTGCTACCAAAAACAATATGTCCTCCCGGAAAAAGTTCCTTTACTTCATTGTAAAGGCTTTTATCTTCTAATGCATACCTATTTCCAAAGACCAAAACCAAAGGATTATCCAAAGTTTGATTTTCACCAGATATTAATTTAAAGGGCTCCGCTACTTCTTTTACCGCTTGTACTATTTTCATCTTTAACTATTTAGGCTAGTTGGTTCTTTTTTAATAGTAAAGTGAAACTCGGTACCCATATCTTTTTCACTCTCTACCCACACTTCGCCTTCATAGCGATCAATAATCTTCTTTACTATAGAAAGTCCTATACCGGTGGACCTTTCATTAGCTCCTATAGATTGAAAAATCTCAAATATTTTTTTATGGTACTCCTTTGGAATACCTACCCCATTATCTTTAATGGAAAACTGCCAATGGGTTGAGTTTTCCACAAATAATACCTCTACAAGACCCACTTCTTTTTCAATATGAACAACGGCATTGGATAGTATGTTCTGAAATAACTGGTGCATCTTGGTACTATCTGCAATAATTGTAGGCAAAACTTTAGGAACCACTAAGGCCACATGATCAGGAATAAATATACTTTCCTTGATTTTTTCTACAACAACGTTCAAATCAACACTGGAGTTATCCAAGGCGGAATCATTAGCCGTTGAGTATTCCAAAATACCCTGAATTAGCTTATCCATTGAAGCAACCTTCTCTTGCATTAATGTTAAGTTCTGTTGACCTGCTTCATCAAGGACATCTTTATAATCATCCTGTATCCAAGTAGCCAAAGCACTTATACTTCGTAATGGTGATTTTAAATCATGGGAAACGATATGTGCATATTCCTGAAGTCCTTTATTACTTTGTTCAAGCTTCTTAAGCAATTGCTCTTTTTGATTTTGTAGAATTTTTTGTTCGGTAACATCCAGATGAATTCCTACCGAGCCAATTAAGGTCTTTTGATTATCATATCTTGGTGCACCACTTACCAACCAATGTTTCTTATTTCCAGCTTTATCAAAAACCTCTAATTCATATGAATTTGATTCGCCTTCTGTGCGTTTTTCATTTTCCTTATCTAGAATATTCTTGTTCTGAACACGAAGCACTTCACTTCCTACTTTTCCTAAAAGTTCTTCTTCCTTATATCCGCTCATAGCACAAAAGCTTTGGTTCACGAGCTGTATAACGTCATTCGTATCTACTTCTATTAGGCCAAGGTTCATGTTAGCTATTATACTCGCATATTTTTCGCGCTCGTAGTTCAATCGCTCTTCGGCTTCACGCTCCCTGGTAATATCCTCAACCATTGCCAAGAGATACATTAAATTGCCCTTGTAGTCCCTTACTGCACTTACAGAAGTCTTACCTACCAAGCAGCCACCTTCCTTTTTATAGTATCTTTTTATAGCGATTGCTGCATCAATTTCACCTGCTAACATTTTCGCCATAATTTCATCCGTAGGTTCTCCTTCTATATCTTTTGAAAACTCACTAAGCTTCATTGTCTTAAACTCCGCTTCTGTATAACCTAGGAGCTCAGTAAACGTGCTGTTTGATTTTATGATTTTATCTTCAACACTTAAGACTATGCCTAAAGGAGAACTTTCAACAATAATATCTAACTGCTTTCTTTGTTGATCAAGTAATTCTTTAATTTCCGTTTCTTGTGTAATATCCCTAATAATACCCTGTGCACCAATAGGTTCCTGTTTTGTATTATAAATTAAGCTGCTATTGATTTCAATCCATTTCTCATCTCCATTCTTTACATTTATTTTAGCCCTGTAGTTTTTTAATGTACCAACTTTTAAAAGGTATTTGAAAGATTCTGCGGTATATTGAAGATAATCTTTGTGTACAAGCTCTGTTAAGTTTACACTTTCTTTGGTATGGTCGTATCCCAAAAATTCTTTTGCGGAACTATTCATTTTAATAACATTGGCCGTAAGATCCATTACTACGTAAGGGTCAATGATATTTACAAATACGCCATCTAGCTCAGACACTTTTTCGCTCAAGAGATTCTCTAGAGTACCATTGGCCTCTTTCAGGCGAGCCGCAGTTTCATATAATTCAGTAGATTTTTGTTCTAGAATTTTCTCGGCTTGTTGCCTCGCTTTTTTCTGTCTTTCTAAAGCCTTTTTGAGAAGTTGTACCTCTTTACTACTATCCATTTTGAACAATATCAAATTTCACCTCTGTACCGTCCTCTTTTAATAGATCATATGTGATAGTTGCAGAACCACCAAAATGTTCAAAGGCTTTTTCTATGAGACCATGCGCCAGACGATATAAGCCTCTTGAGGAAGAATATACCATAGTAATTCTAGAATCTGTTTTATCAAGAATCTTAAAGGTTGGTAATTCTGCATCTGGGTACAGTTTTTTAACGTGTACATGAATATGGTCTTCTATACAATATAAAAGACCTAAGGGAGTATTGTAGTTCTTAATGACCTCTGGGTGCGAATTGGCCAAACCTGCGAAAAGGTACAGACCAAAAGCATAAATAAGATCACCGACAGGAATTTTTGTTTCCTCACTAAGGTTGGTTATGAGGGTAACCATCTCGTTAAATTCATACGTTCCAACGGATGTATAAATTCCTTCAGATGGCAAATTTCCATTTTCTATTATGTTGTCCAAGGTCTCAAGTCCAAACTTAGCCTCGACCATTTCCAAAAATTCCGTGAATACTATTCCTTTCATAGCTCTTAAATTTATTTAATAAAAGTAAGAAAAGTAGTATGTACTTAGGAATTTTTGTTGTGAAAACCAATTATTTGTTAGCCTTTCACTAATTGATTGACATCCCAATATTGAAGAACCTTATGAAGCTTAGACTCATACTCTTCATATTTTAAAGGCTTTATAACATAGCCGGCTACACCAATTTTGTAACATTCCAACAAATCAGCTCTATTTTCAGATGTTGTAAGAATAACTGTAGGAAGATATTTTAGAACATCATCAGCTCTAAGAATGCTCAAAAATTCAATCCCGTTCATTCTTGGCATATTGAGGTCTAACAGTATAATATCCGGTAGTTTATTCCCTGATTTAAGAATCTCTAGTGCGTCTTCGCCGTTCTTAGTCTCAATAATATTATGCTTAAGTTCTAATTTCTTTACAGTACGCTGTAATTTCATTACTTCTATAGCATCATCTTCGATTAATAAAATATCCATAATTATTTGTAATTAAATTGAATACAAATCTCCAAATTAAATAATATAATTTTAACTAGGTGTAGACGAATGGAAAAAAACTGTAGGTGAATGGTATTTTAAATAGGTTAAAGATTTTGTCCGAAGCCCATGTAATCAATTAAAAAGCAATCTTTTACTCCCTATTTCCGGCAATTATTCTATTTTAGTAAACTACTTCGGGGCAAGCCCGCGAGGTATTAAAAGGAATACACCTTAATTTCGAGGCAAGCCTCGGAGCATTTAATCTCGATTATCGAGTAAAATCTCCCCCATTTTTGTATTTCATCAACAAACCTAACTTAGGGCTGCATCTCAATTAAAACATATTTACAAAATATGGCCAAAGCAATAACCATCTGTTTCTTGAAATTCTAGAAAAAATTGAAAACAAAATTCGTTCAAAACTCAAAGCAGGTCCATTAAGTAACCAATGGTTAGCCTTGCGTACCCTAATGGTACTAAAAACTTCAGAAATGTTCTCCGAAGACTCTAAAGTTCGTTAAAGTCAATGTTCACTATCTTTAAATTTAATGAAGCGTAATTAGAAAGTTATAGTATCTTTGCATCGCTTTAAAAAACTCTTATGCGCACGTGGCGGAATTGGTAGACGCGCCAGCTTGAGGGGCTGGTGGCCACTAGGCCGTGGAAGTTCGAGTCTTCTCGTGCGCACATTACCATCAATGAATTCTCATTGATGGTTTTTTTATGTCTAGATTTCTTATCTTCTCTTTATCAAATCATTTTTTTTAGCGAAAGAGCACGTACATCACTCCTTTCACGAATAAAAATCAGTAGATTTGTTTAACTTTTTTTCAAAAAGAATGAACAATATAAGAAAGACTTTTACCATAAGAGACCTGGAAAACCTTTCCGGCATTAAAGCGCATACAATCAGAATATGGGAGAAAAGGTACAACCTACTTTCTCCTGAACGAACAGACACTAACATTAGAAGGTACAGTCTAGAAAGTCTACAGAAGCTATTAAACATTACCCTTCTATATAGTAATGGGCACAAAATATCTAAAATTGCTAATTTAAACGAGTCCAAAATTCCTGAGCTCGTAACAAAACTGACTTCAGAGAGTCATAATAGCCAGATTTTTAATTCCTTTAAGCTGGCCATGTTTAATTTTGATCAGCAGCTTTTTTCCAAAACATACCAAACCCTTCTTCTTGAAAAATCATTCTCAGAAATTTTTAAGGAAGTATTTATACCGCTGTTAAATGAATTGGGACTATTGTGGCAGACAGATACTATTTGTCCTGCACACGAACATTTCATATCCAATCTCATAAAACAAAAAATCCTAATAAACACGCAAGAACAGCAAGAAAAAGGCGTATTGAACAGTACTACTACTTTTGTTGCCTATTTGCCCGAGAGCGAAATTCACGAAATAGGTCTTCTCTATTTAAATTATGAGATTGTTTCCCGAGGTTATAAATCAATCTACTTAGGACAGACTGTTCCACTTGAAAATTTAGAAGAGGTAATGAAGGTTTTTGACAATACTACATTTATATCCTCTTTTACAGTATCCCCTTCTAAGGACAAAATCAACGATTACCTGAACCAGTTTCATTTGCTTTCTTCTAAATATCCAAATACAAAACTCTGGTTATTAGGACACCATAACCAACACTTAGATATGGGAAGTCTACCTAATTCAATAGAAATTTTTTCATCAATGGATAAAATTATTAAGCGACTTTAAATATGTTTTTATAGAAAAGTAATGCAAAAAAAAATTGCCATAATAGGTTCAGGTTTTTCATCGTTATCCGCTTCGTGCTATCTGGCAAAAGCAGGTCATGAGGTAACTATTTATGAAAAAAACGAAACTATAGGCGGTAGAGCCAGACAACTTAATAAAGATGGATTTATATTTGATATGGGTCCCAGTTGGTACTGGATGCCGGATATATTTGAATCCTTCTTTAACGACTTTGGAAAGAAAACTTCAGATTACTACCAACTAGATAAACTAAACCCTGCTTACAAGATTTTCTTTGCCGATGACAACATTACCATTGGGGATTGTATGGATGATATTTGCAAAGAATTTGAACGTATAGAACCCGGAAGTGCCCCGCACCTCAGAAACTTCATTGCAAAGGCTCAAAAGAACTATGACATAGCAATCAACAAAATTGTACTGCGCCCCGGGCTTTCTCCATTAGAACTTATCACTCCTGAAACAGCCTTGCGCGTGGATCAATTTTTCAAAACCATTAGCGGCGAAGTGCGTAAAAAGTTTAAAAATAAAAAATTAGTATCTACACTAGAATTCCCCGTCCTTTTTTTAGGAGCCAAACCCAATAAAACGCCTTCGTTCTATAATTTCATGAATTATGCCGATTTTGGTTTGGGTACTTGGCACCCCAAAGGTGGTATGTACGAAATTGTGAAGGCTATGAAAAATTTGGCAGAGGAACTTGGGGTTAATATATGTACTAAATCTCCTGCAAAAAAAATCAACGTAGAAAATAATAAAACTATTGGGATACAGGTAAACGGAAAAGATATTTTGGCTGATGTTATCCTTTGTGGAGCGGATTACCACCATTCGGAATCTTTACTTGAACCTAAATACCGTCAATATTCAAAAGCTTATTGGAACAAAAAGACCTTTGCCCCTTCCTCTTTATTACTTTATGTAGGTTTTAATATCAGGCTCAAAAATATTGAACACCACAATCTTTTTTTCGACACTGATTTTGAGCGTCATGCAAATGAAATTTACGACCTGCCCAGCTGGCCAGAAGACCCTTTGTTTTACGCAAATTTTCCTTCTGTGACCGACTCTTCTATGGCTCCTAAAAACTCGGAAACTGGTTTTTTCTTAATTCCAATTGCCCCAAATTTGACGGATACACCTGAACTAAGAGAACAGTATTTTGATATCATAATGGACCGGTTTGAAAAACGTACACAACAAAGTGTAAGACAAAATATACTTTTTAAAGAATCTTTCTGTGTGAACGATTTTGTAGAGCAATATAACTCATATAAAGGCAACGCATATGGTATGGCCAATACCTTGAGTCAGACTGCTTTTCTCAGGCCCAATTTAAAAAGTAAAAAAGTAAAGAATCTATATTTTACCGGCCAGCTAACCGTTCCGGGCCCTGGCGTTCCTCCGGCTTTAATTTCAGGCAAACTTGTTTCTCAATTGATCAATCAGAACGTCTAAAACCCATACTATGAAAGCTCTCTTCGATAAAGTTTCCTACCAATGTAGCAAAATAGTTACAGAGTCTTATAGCACCTCTTTTACATTGGCCACAAAGATGTTATCTCGCTCTATTAGGGCTGACATTTATAACATATATGGTTTTGTAAGGTTTGCAGACGAAATAGTTGATTCGTTTGACCAGTATGATAAAGAAAGGCTTTTCAATCAGTTTGAAGTCAGTCTTAAAGATGCTTTGGAACACCGCATTAGCCTAAACCCTATTCTAAATTCGTTCCAATACACCTATCATAAATATAAAATACCCTATCAGCTGGTCGCCGCTTTCATGAAAAGTATGCGAATGGACCTATATAAGACCGTGTACAGAACTGATGAAGAATACAAAGAATACATATACGGTTCTGCCGATGTGGTGGGCCTAATGTGTCTTAAAGTATTTGTAAAAGGTGATATTGAAAAATATAACAGCTTAAAAGAAACCGCGATGGCATTAGGCTCTGCCTTTCAAAAAGTGAATTTCTTACGGGATCTTAAGAGTGATTTTGAAGAATTAAACCGAAGCTATTTTCCCAACACGGATTTAGCGATGTTAGATGAAGCCTCAAAAACCCGAATCGTTAACGAAATCAAAGCCGATTTTCAAATAGCCTATTCGGGTATATTGCAATTACCTAACGAAGCTAAATTTGGTGTGTATACCGCGTATAAATACTATTATCAATTATTGAAAAAGTTGCAGCGCACACCGTCTTTAGAAATTAGAAAGGTTCGTATTCGCGTTCCCAACTATGAAAAATTCGGTGTTTTGGCAAAATCATATGTAAACTATAAATTGAATTTAGTTTAGAATGAAAACAGTTATTTGGATAGCCCTATTTTTTGGCACATTTTCCTTCATGGAATTTATGGCATGGTTTACCCATAAATACATTATGCATGGTTTTCTATGGAGTTTGCATAAGGACCATCACAAAAAAGACCATGATTGTTGGTTTGAAAGAAACGATGCCTTTTTTATATTCTATGCCATTGTAAGCATGATTCTTTTTTACATGGGCTCACAAACTTCATTTTGGTACGGTTGGCCATTGGGGTTTGGGATTCTAGCCTATGGCATTGCCTATTTTCTTGTTCATGATATTTTTATTCATCAACGATTTAAGCTTTTCCGAAATGTAGACCATTGGTATGCGAAAGGGGTTCGTAGAGGCCACAAAATGCACCACAAACATTTAGGCAAAAAAGATGGTGAATGTTTTGGTATGCTCCTAGTTCCGTTTCGTTATTTTAAGAATAAGACTTAGCTCGGCAACTAGACTCTACGTTGGTTATTTCATCTTTCAATCAACGAACAGATTTGATAAAGTCATCAAGGTTTATTTATCAGGCTATTTAAAAGTTCGGTTACCGTGGCATTATTCCAATCATGGGTTTCTTTAGAATTCACTACAATAGTTCCATTTTTATCTATTATATAAGTACCCTGAATCTCCGGTATCTT from Zobellia alginiliquefaciens includes:
- a CDS encoding response regulator; the protein is MDILLIEDDAIEVMKLQRTVKKLELKHNIIETKNGEDALEILKSGNKLPDIILLDLNMPRMNGIEFLSILRADDVLKYLPTVILTTSENRADLLECYKIGVAGYVIKPLKYEEYESKLHKVLQYWDVNQLVKG
- a CDS encoding phytoene/squalene synthase family protein — its product is MKALFDKVSYQCSKIVTESYSTSFTLATKMLSRSIRADIYNIYGFVRFADEIVDSFDQYDKERLFNQFEVSLKDALEHRISLNPILNSFQYTYHKYKIPYQLVAAFMKSMRMDLYKTVYRTDEEYKEYIYGSADVVGLMCLKVFVKGDIEKYNSLKETAMALGSAFQKVNFLRDLKSDFEELNRSYFPNTDLAMLDEASKTRIVNEIKADFQIAYSGILQLPNEAKFGVYTAYKYYYQLLKKLQRTPSLEIRKVRIRVPNYEKFGVLAKSYVNYKLNLV
- a CDS encoding heme NO-binding domain-containing protein, producing the protein MKGIVFTEFLEMVEAKFGLETLDNIIENGNLPSEGIYTSVGTYEFNEMVTLITNLSEETKIPVGDLIYAFGLYLFAGLANSHPEVIKNYNTPLGLLYCIEDHIHVHVKKLYPDAELPTFKILDKTDSRITMVYSSSRGLYRLAHGLIEKAFEHFGGSATITYDLLKEDGTEVKFDIVQNG
- a CDS encoding MerR family transcriptional regulator, producing MNNIRKTFTIRDLENLSGIKAHTIRIWEKRYNLLSPERTDTNIRRYSLESLQKLLNITLLYSNGHKISKIANLNESKIPELVTKLTSESHNSQIFNSFKLAMFNFDQQLFSKTYQTLLLEKSFSEIFKEVFIPLLNELGLLWQTDTICPAHEHFISNLIKQKILINTQEQQEKGVLNSTTTFVAYLPESEIHEIGLLYLNYEIVSRGYKSIYLGQTVPLENLEEVMKVFDNTTFISSFTVSPSKDKINDYLNQFHLLSSKYPNTKLWLLGHHNQHLDMGSLPNSIEIFSSMDKIIKRL
- a CDS encoding phytoene desaturase family protein yields the protein MQKKIAIIGSGFSSLSASCYLAKAGHEVTIYEKNETIGGRARQLNKDGFIFDMGPSWYWMPDIFESFFNDFGKKTSDYYQLDKLNPAYKIFFADDNITIGDCMDDICKEFERIEPGSAPHLRNFIAKAQKNYDIAINKIVLRPGLSPLELITPETALRVDQFFKTISGEVRKKFKNKKLVSTLEFPVLFLGAKPNKTPSFYNFMNYADFGLGTWHPKGGMYEIVKAMKNLAEELGVNICTKSPAKKINVENNKTIGIQVNGKDILADVILCGADYHHSESLLEPKYRQYSKAYWNKKTFAPSSLLLYVGFNIRLKNIEHHNLFFDTDFERHANEIYDLPSWPEDPLFYANFPSVTDSSMAPKNSETGFFLIPIAPNLTDTPELREQYFDIIMDRFEKRTQQSVRQNILFKESFCVNDFVEQYNSYKGNAYGMANTLSQTAFLRPNLKSKKVKNLYFTGQLTVPGPGVPPALISGKLVSQLINQNV
- a CDS encoding sterol desaturase family protein; the encoded protein is MKTVIWIALFFGTFSFMEFMAWFTHKYIMHGFLWSLHKDHHKKDHDCWFERNDAFFIFYAIVSMILFYMGSQTSFWYGWPLGFGILAYGIAYFLVHDIFIHQRFKLFRNVDHWYAKGVRRGHKMHHKHLGKKDGECFGMLLVPFRYFKNKT
- a CDS encoding PAS domain-containing sensor histidine kinase, with the protein product MDSSKEVQLLKKALERQKKARQQAEKILEQKSTELYETAARLKEANGTLENLLSEKVSELDGVFVNIIDPYVVMDLTANVIKMNSSAKEFLGYDHTKESVNLTELVHKDYLQYTAESFKYLLKVGTLKNYRAKINVKNGDEKWIEINSSLIYNTKQEPIGAQGIIRDITQETEIKELLDQQRKQLDIIVESSPLGIVLSVEDKIIKSNSTFTELLGYTEAEFKTMKLSEFSKDIEGEPTDEIMAKMLAGEIDAAIAIKRYYKKEGGCLVGKTSVSAVRDYKGNLMYLLAMVEDITREREAEERLNYEREKYASIIANMNLGLIEVDTNDVIQLVNQSFCAMSGYKEEELLGKVGSEVLRVQNKNILDKENEKRTEGESNSYELEVFDKAGNKKHWLVSGAPRYDNQKTLIGSVGIHLDVTEQKILQNQKEQLLKKLEQSNKGLQEYAHIVSHDLKSPLRSISALATWIQDDYKDVLDEAGQQNLTLMQEKVASMDKLIQGILEYSTANDSALDNSSVDLNVVVEKIKESIFIPDHVALVVPKVLPTIIADSTKMHQLFQNILSNAVVHIEKEVGLVEVLFVENSTHWQFSIKDNGVGIPKEYHKKIFEIFQSIGANERSTGIGLSIVKKIIDRYEGEVWVESEKDMGTEFHFTIKKEPTSLNS